A region of the Sarcophilus harrisii chromosome 3, mSarHar1.11, whole genome shotgun sequence genome:
CTCCAGGACTGCTGTCCGGTCCTACCAGCATGTAATAAATAGCTCAATCAGCATAGAAATCTGGGAACTTGCCCCTAAGAATTCTAGGTCTCTTCCCCTGCCCCCCATCCCAAACTTGAACTCTGCCCCAAGTCTAGTTAATGAGTTACCCATCCCCTATCCGCCCACCAAGGAGCCACTGACCCCAACTGTGCTCCCCCCAGTTAATTGGTCATATGCCATCCCAGAGCTGGTTCCATTGATTGCCCTAAGGCTCCCTTGTGTTGAGACCGGAGTCTGGGATTCAGGCCGAATGCTTCGAAGCGGCCGACCACTACTGTCCCGGGGGGTTTCCCAGCTGCGGGCTTCAGGAGACCAGAGGCCCGTTTTGCGGTTTGATGGAGAAGCTTTCCGCCTCAAAAGGACGGGGGAACTAGTCCGGGCTTTGCTGGTGCTTCGGCTCTGCGCGTGGCCCCCGTTGGTCACTCATGGTCTGACGGTGAGTGTCCTTTGCTCCGGACGTGGGGGTCGGCCCAATTCCGATTCTAAAATGGTTCTGCTATCCttttctgcttgtcatttctctctctcctccttcctgtcGCCCAGCTTCTGTCTTGGTCTCGGAGGCTCCTGGGCTCCCGGCTCTCTGGGGCCCTGCTTCGGGCTTCGGTGTACGGGCAGTTTGTGGCCGGGGAGACCACGGCCGAGGTGCAGGACTCCGTGCAGAGGCTCCAGGGACTGGGGCTGCGGCCCCTGCTGGCTGTGCCCATTGAGGAGGAGCCGGGGACCGATCGGGGAGGGTGAGAACGTGGATCCGGGGAGGGGGAAACGGAGAGTGGTGctgaggtggggggggggcaTCAGGGTCCTGACAACTCAGCGTCTCTTTCCGGTCTGCAGAGAAGCCTGGTACGAGGGCAACCTCAAGGCCATGCTGCACTGTGTGGACCTGTCCTGCGGGCCCCCGGGCTCCCTGCCGCCCCAGCCAGTGCTCATGCAGCTCAAAGTGACCGCCCTGACCAGTGCCCTCCTCTGTGTAAGAGCTGAGATGGGGAGGGGGGCCTGGGCCTAAAACCGATCCCTGAACCGTGTGCCCCCCCCCTCATTTCAGAAGGAACTGACGCTCAGGCTCGGGGAGCCCCAGTCCGCCAAGGAGCTGAGTCCGGAGAGGCTGGCTGCCGCCATGGACAGCGGTGAGGTGAGCGTCTCCAAGCACCCGTTGGCCCCCAGCGCTTGGGGACGTCTCTCCGAAGCCCCCGAACCTGAGTTCTGCTCTCCCTCAGGACCTCGGGATTTCCAGTCTCAGTTCTGAGCAGAACCAGCATCTCGGAGCCTCCCTGAGCCGCTTCCACCGCATCGCTCAGGTACCTCGTGCCTCAGTTCCCGCCAAGGTCCGAGCTCGGTTGGGCCTGGCCTCCTCCGGCCCTGGCTGACCAGCCCACACTCTCCCCCTCCACAGTACGCCCGGAGCCGGGGGGTGCGGCTGCTGGTGGACGCTGAGTACACTTCTCTGAACCCGGCCCTGTCCCTGTTCGTCTCCTCTCTGGCCCAGTGCTGGAACAGCCGGGAGGAGGCGGGCAGGGATGGGACTCCCTGGGTGTGGAACACCTACCAGGCCTATCTGCAGGTAGTTACAGGGGCCGCGGAGGAGCGGGTTGGGGGGGAACGGGCAGGGCCCTCACGCCTTCTCCTCCCCCCAGGACACGCACGAGCGGCTGACGCGGGCGGCCGAGGAGGCAGAGCGCAAAGGCCTGGGCTTTGGGGTCAAGCTGGTCCGCGGCGCCTACCTGGAGAGCGAGCGGGCGCTGGCCCGGGAGAGGGGGACCGCGGACCCCACCCAGCCTGACTATGAGGCCACCAGCCGAAGGTAggccggggtggggggggtgggggggcggcCCCCCGGGAGAAGGGCCTGCTCCGCCCGCGGCTCCTgtgcctccctctcccccttcccttctcccagttACAGCCGCTGCCTGGAGCTGATGCTGGGACACGTTTGCCGCCGGGGCTCACAGTGTCAGCTCATGGTCGCTTCCCACAATGAAGAGTCTGTGCATCAGGCGGTCAAGAGGTAAAGTGGGGGCCTGAGGGGGGCCCGGGAGTGTCCCTCCCGAGGCCGGACAGTCACAGGGACAGGAGCAAAGACGAGGGGCTTGGGGACTCCGAcacagggggaggggggggagcgCTGCAGAGGGAACGTTTCAATCCCTATTTCAAGGGAGAGAGAACTGGTCCAAGATGCTTCAAGGACCCCAAGCTGTCTAGGAGGAAGCGGCAGATCTAAGGATGAGGCTGATCTCTCCATCACATCGAGAGAGATCTAGGATTCGGGGGAAATGGGTGCAGCTGTTCTGGCCCCAGGTGCTCTGGAGCACCTTCCTCACCCAACTGCATCGGGATGATCTGTGTAAGGGAAGGAGGCCGGACTGACCTGGCTCAGAGGCCACAGACATTCCTCGAGCTGGGAAGCCACAATTAAGTCAATGAACCTCCccatcagtttgctcatctgtaaaatgggtacaatCTGCCGTCCTTATCCCAAAAggttgttgtaaggctcaaatgagaccAAGGGCTGTATGCATTTGGCTCTTCTGTTAATAGTTTTGTGACTTGACTTTTCTGTAACTGAGTCTCAGTGGGCCCAGCCAGTGTGATTGGTACCTGTCAATGCATGACTCCACATGGGCACCGGAGAGTCAGAGACAACAATGAACCGGTCTCCGCCAGCGAGGGGAACATAAAACACATTCACAGATGAACACAAAGccagagggggaagagagaacgGGGAAGCGAGGGCAGCTTGGGACAGACTAGGGAGTTAGGCCTTGGGGACGGGACGGGTGGGCGAGTCGAGGCCAAGAGGCGTGGTGGGAGAGAAAGCTCGGCGCTGTTGGGGCCGGATGATGGGGGGCAGCCCCCCACCTCGCCCGCAGGAGCGTCCTCCCTCTCCCAGAGCGTGTGCCCGGGGGGCACGAGGCAGGCCCATGCTAAGCCGCGCCCCCGGTGCCCAGCAGAGCCCCTACAGCCTTTACTGGAGGGCCTTAACCTTGCTCTCCAATGCCACAGGATGTCCGAGCTGGGCATTCCTCTGGACGGGCCCGTGTGCTTCGGACAATTGCTGGGCATGTGCGATCACGTCTCCCTCGCCCTGGGTATGTGTCCCCAGCACCCCCCAGCCTGTTCTCCACCCCCAAGATGGGCAAGACTCCCAAGGGGAGGGGAGAATGGCCTTTTCCCTGAACCCCCCCTGGTGGGTGGGAGAGTGAGGGCCAGGGCAGGGGCGGGAGGCCAGGGAAGGGAGCGGCCCTGCCCCTGCCCCATGTCTCCTCTCCCCAGGGCAGGCCGGCTACGCCATCTACAAGTCCATCCCCTACGGCGCTCTGGACGAGGTGATCCCCTACCTGCTCCGCCGGGCCCAGGAGAACCGGAGCGTGCTTCAGGGGGCCAGGAGAGAGCAGGGGCTGCTGAGCCAGGAGCTCCTCCGACGGCTGTCTCGCAGCCCATAGGGCGTTGCCCCATGTTTCCGCCTCATTTCTGGCCCCCCCTCTCCTCACCCCAACGTCTGACATTAAAGGTCCCTAAGAAAACCCTCCGCCTCCGTCTACAGCTGGGGCCAGGAAATGCCCTTCGCTCGACGCTGACTGTGGACCTTGGCCCTTCCTCTACaacattggggggggggtgagatcCTGAGGGGCTCAGTCTGAGCCACTGGGAGATGAGGGGCCTGGTACCAGGGTAGGGGCTGGAGGGAGGAGCTCCTCGAATTCTGAGAGCATCCAACTTGGGGGCCGCCCCCCCCTTTGTGGGAGTAGAGGCTGGGAAGATACCTCGGTTTCTGAGACCTGTGAGAGGTCCCAGGGCAGGGCTTCAAGGCCGAGGTCTTTGTGGCTTCGTCGGCAGAATGGGCAGAGGTCTGAGGGGTGTCTGGGGATCGTGGCTCTAGGCAGCTCCCAGAGGCCCACTCTGGGGTCTCCAGGAAAGCCTGGAGGGGGCCGGGAGAACGCTAAGGGGACAGCGACCTCTCTGAACTGGGTGTCGAGAATGCGGGGTACAGCTCCATCTCCGAGACCCTTTCTCAGGGGTTTCTGACTAGGGGAGGGAGCCGAAAGGTCTCCTGTTCTGTGCCATCCTTGAGGGCTGGCTGATGGAGGCTGAGGGGAGGCTCCTCCAGGGAGTCAACCAGGGAAAGGATCACTCCATGCAGTCTCCACAGGGAGAGCCCCAATGGGATCCCTCTCTCCAGTCTTTGGGCAGAAGTTGAGGGATGGATCCCTCTATTGACATCCCAAATGAGGGAGCGCTCAGGTGGTGTAGCTGAAGAGGCTAAGGGGGAATCCCTCGATTTATGAGGCTCAGAGGGAAGCAAAGAGGACTCTGTGGAGTGTTTGGGGAGGATGTCCTAGGGGGTAGAGTCCCTTGAGCTTTGGGGTCTCTGAAGCAGCTAAGGGGAGAATCACTCAAGAGAGGAGGGCACCAGTTTGTGGAGTTTTGGAGGGTTGTCATTTGGCTTACAAGTTGAGGGGAATCCCTGAGTTTATGGGATCTCTGGGAGGGTAGAAAGGGTCTCGACCTATGGAATCTGTGTGGGGTGAGAGGAATCCATTTGTATTCTAGGGGATTGGGTATCCACAACATAGATCTGGAAGGATCTTTTTTAGAGATTCATTCCACAGGGGGACGGGGAGGTGGGGAGTGTGTATTGGGGTGGGGGGCTGGGGAGCCTGAAATGGAAGTCCTTAAGTTTGTGAGGTCTCTGGGAAGGGACTCAGTCTGTAAGATCTGAGGGGAATAGGTTTCTGTATGAGGTCTGGGAAGTTATCCTTGGTTTCTAGGGTGGGTAAAGGGGGGGAGCTTCCTGTCTGTTAAGGGGGCCCTTTGATCTCTGGAGTGGGCTAGGAGTGACCCTTGGCTTATGGGATCTGAGGATCTATGGGGTTTGAGGAAGGAATCAATCTATGGTACGTGAGGAAATCTCTGGCTCAGAGCTGAGTGGGAGGGGGTCCCTCCATCAATGAAGAGTCCCTTCCTGAGGTCCTAGCGTGGGACGAAGGATGGTTCCCAAGTTGGGAGAGGTGCGAAGTCTAGAGAGCTGGGGGAGTTCAGGCTGTGAGCTGTGAGAGTACCTGCCTCGGGGAGGAGGTGAGTAGGTTTCAATATAAAGTGAGTTAAGGGGTGTCTCTGGGCCTGTAGGGGCCCTCATTCCAGGTCGTGTGTGTCTTTTTAGTCTtttgggggagaaaggagggggacaAGATGTCCCTCATCTGCAAGTGTGAGGGGATCCTTAGCATCTAGGAAGGAGTAATTTCTAGGATCGAGGGGGTCCTTTGGTCTGTGGGATGAGGAGGGTCCCTCAGTCTGTGAGAAAGGATGCGGGGTATGAGACCTTCATTCTGTGGAAGCCCTGAAGAAGGTACCTTGGTTTTAAGGTGGGGTAAGAGATCTTTCCAGTCTATGGGGTCTGTGGAGGGCTCCCTCGACCCCGGTGGGTGGAGGAAGGCATGGGGAATGTCCCTGAAGTCTGTGGGGTGAGGGGACTTCCTCAGTCTGTGGTTTGGGGGAGGGAGTTAGTTCTGGGTCTCTGTGTCAGGGTAAGAGGAGTACCCCTTATTTATAAGGTCAAGTGAAGGGTTCTGTCAGTGCTTGAGGTCTGTGGCGGGGAGAGTTCCTCAATCGGAGATGGGAGTCCCTCTGACTATGGAGCAAGGTGGAAGGGACCCTCAGTCTCCAGGAAGGATCCTTCAGTCTCTAGAGGGGGAAAATGAGGCGGATATCTCAGTTATAGCAGGATGAGGGATCCCCTGTTAATCTAGGGGAAGAGCAAGAGGGTCCCTCTGGGTCTTGTGGGGAGGATGGAGAATGTCCCTCAGCTGGGCGGGATCTCGCTGGTGCTGGGAGTTGGGGGGGACCTTCAGTCTTTACAAGGATGAGGGGGATCCCTCAGTCTCCAAGAAACAAAGGAAGCCCCTCACGTCTCTACAGGGATGAGGGGACTCGATCTCTGAGGGGTGAGGGACTCCCCCAGTCTctaagggggaagagggagggtcCTTTCCGTCTTTGGGGAACGGGAGGGGGTCTCGCTGCTAAGGGAGGGCAAGAGGGGCCCCTCCAGGCTCTAAGGGGGGAGGGGCCCTCTCAGTCTCTGATGGGTGGGAGGGGGACCCTCCAGGCTCAGGGGTCCCTTCAGTCTCTCCAACAGAGGGAGGTGATGCCTTAACTTGGGTGGCACTATCCACATCTCTTAAGGACGGGAGAGGGTCTTTCCGTCTCCGGGGGGGTAGCGGAACTTCAAGGGGATCTAGGGGTCTTCTCAGGTCTCTAGGAAGCTGCAGGCCGGGGAGGAGGTTCTGTCTCTGCCCACCGCGGCTCCGGCGCCTCTGACGTCACTAACGGTCCTCAACGACCCCGGGCGCCCTGACCCCCACGTTTCCCCGGCTTCTAGGCTCCCGGGCCGCTCCCACTGGGCAGGCGCAGTGCGcgtgtgggggaggggagggcgagCCGGGCCACGCCGGCACCGTGCGCATGCGCCCCCTCTTCTCCCGCCCGCCGCCCTTGACAACCAGCCCAGTCCCCAAACCCAGGTCGGGGCGGTGCCCAAACGGCCGCCCTTCGAGGCTGCTTCCCCCCACGTCTTCCCCCACGTCTgtccctcctcctccatcctccCTGCCGCCCCCACCCCAGGGTCCTCCTAGCCTGAGTGTCTCCCACCCTGTCCTCTCCTTCCCAGAGCCCCTCTGGAAACCCTGGCCCTTCCTCTGACCTGCCCTGGACCCCCAGATCCCCCTTCGGTCCCGCCCGACTCCCCCTAAGCCCTTAACTTCTCCGTGCCCCTCCCACCCTGCAGACTCCTGCCCTCCTGCCTGAGGCCcgcctccctccccacctcaccTCCTGCATCTACCTTTCTGGCCCCGTAGCCCTCCCAGAGACGCCCCGGGCCTCTGAGAGCGCGCGCTGCCCATGGGCCTTCTGCCCCGCCCCTGTCAGGCTCTCCCCTGCGTCCCCGGCCCGGCCCTGGGCTGACCCGCGGGCGGCCCCTCATGCCCACCCTGCCCCCGCACTGCCCCGCGGAGCTGGGCTCCGTCAGTGAGCGGGACAGCGCCCTGGCCCAGCTGCACCAGCTGGCCGTCGTGGGCGGGCCCTGCTGGCGGCTGGCCAGGGTCCTGAAGAAAGGTTCACCTGGGGCGGGCAGCTCGTGCGGGGGGTGGCGCGCGGGGCGGGAAGTAGGGCGGGTGCGGAGGGTGGTGCCGGGCCGCTCCTGAGGCGCCCGCCCCTCCTTGTGCCTCCCAGGGGTCCAGGTGGATGGGGAAAACTCCCTGGGCCAGACCGGCCTCTTCCTGTCGGCGCTGCTGGGTCGCACGGGCGCCGTCCGACTTCTCCTCCGCTTTGGAGCGGACCCCAACCAGTGAGTGGGGCCGCCTGCCCCCAGCGCCGGCTCCCTCCCAAGGGGCCTCCtggctcctccctccctcccccagccgGGCCCTCCCCACGGCCTCCTGACCTCCTCCCCTGGCGGGTTCCCTGACCCCTGCCCGTCTCTGCCCGCAGCCGCTGCCTGGAATGGAAGCACCCCGGTGCACGCGGGAGCTTTCTCGGGCCACTGCCAGGTCTTCCTCTGGCTGCTGGAGGCCGGGGGGGACCTGAGGCTGCATGACCAGCAGGGCTGGACCGCCGCACCGGGGCGCAAGGAGGCTGGCCCGAGAGCCGGCGTGAGCGGGGCGGCGCGATCATGGGGTCCGGGGGGAGGCCCAGTGGGACCCTGGGTGGGGCTGGGCCCCAAGAGGTATGAAGCTGCCTGCGAGCCGGGCAAGGCCCCGCCTCCCTGTGGAGAGGTGGCCTTCTGGGCGCTGGAGACCCGGGTCGGGGGGCCCTGCTGTGGGTGAGCCCGTCCCTAGGGGCAGCTAAGGGGCGGCTCAGGCTTCCGCAGGGGCCTTCCCGAGCCCCTCATGGGCCCCTGAGTCCCCTGGCTGCCCGCCTGGGCCGGGGTCCTCCGCTGCATCTGTCCCCCGTGTCCTAGGTCCTGGAGCTGCTTCGGGAATGCCGAGCCAGAATGTCGCTGCTGGCCCAGGGGGGCGAGACGGGCGCTGGCGTCGTCCCTGGGGGAGCTGTGGGGGCTGCGGGCCGGCTCTCTGGGAAACCTGCACCTGGCGCTGTCCTCCCAGCTCCTGCCTCAGGCCGAAGGGTAATGGCCGCTGCTGCTCCCTCCTTCACTGCCTGGCCTGGGCCCTTCTCCCACGGCCCGGGGAAGGGGCCCTGCCAGGCGCtgacctcccccccacccccaggtcACTGTGGCCCAACCGGATCCAGCGGTCGCCCCAGGTGCCGGGGCTGGGATTTGGCCAGGTAGGCGGGGGAGGGGCTGCCTGTGGCCGGGGAGGGGGGCGGGCGCCTCCGGGACCTGCTGAGAGCGCTTCTCCCCCCCAAGCTGAGCAGCCTGAGGCCTCTGGGCCTGACCTCTGGGGTTCCCCTGGTTGATCCTGAGGAGCTGCTGCCAGCCCAGGGGGAGCCCGACCGGACCTATGAGTGCGGCGCCGCCCACACCATTATGGTCAAGTGAGAGAGCAGGGAAGGGCCTCGGGGTCCTGTTGGCCCAGCTCCGACCCCCACACAGTGACCCCCACCCTAGTGACTCCCACCCCGGTGACCTGGCCCCAGTGACCCCTGACCCTAGTGACCCCCACCCCGCTGACTCCCACCCTAGTGACCCATGCTCCAGTGACCCCCAACCTCAGTGACCCCCACAGGACCCTGCTCCCTGCTGCCCCAGCCCCCCCTCTCAGCCTCCTCTCCCTGGGCTCCCCTCACTCCTCGATTTTGGCCTTCTGCCCTAAAGCCTCCTGTGGAGGGGACACCCAGTGACCGTTCGGAAATTGAAGCCAGCCCCCGCCCGGGCCCTCCCGGACCTGCTGCTGTCTGACCTGAAGCACTGCAGGTACCACCTGCCGGGAGCCGGCCTGGAGCGCCGCCCCCATCCTCCAGGGCCTGTTGGGCACTGCCCCCCCCGGGCACCGCGCTCAGGGCTGGCGCCCACCAGGAGGCGTCCCCACCCTCGAGCAGCTCCGTCCCGCTCCATGGAGCCTCCAAGGGGCGGCAGAGGGAAAGCCCCCAGGAGAGGGGGGGTGGCGCCCACCAGGAGCTTCCCCTGTCTCCACAGCCTCCTCCATCACCCCAACCTGCTGCTGCTCATGGCCCTGAGCCCCTCCCCCGACCTGGCCGGCCTGTGCCTCCTGTTTGAGCCCATCCAGGAGGGCTCCCTGCACCGCGTGCTGCACTGCCCAGGGGTGAGCGGCCGGTCCCGGGCCCCGAGCCCCCCGCCAGAGCTGGCAGAACCTCCCAAGGAGGACGGGGGCCAGAAAGGGATGGGGCCGAGGGCAGCCCTGGGGTGAGGAGGGGAGGACGGAGGAGCTGGCCCAGGCCAGCAGGGACGTCCCGGCTCCAAGGAGCCCAGAGACCTAAAGGGTGAGGCAAGGGACACAAGATTGATCTCAGCGACCCCTGGGGCTCACTGGAATAGCGAGGAGaccctcctcctcatcctgacTCGGAGCCGGGGGTGGCTGAGGCCGTCAGTCCCGCTCCTCTGGGGACAGGAGGCCGTGGGGGGTCACTGACCGTGCCCACTGCCTTCTCTCCCACTAGGATGCGGCAGGCCCCAGAATCCCCCCTGGATTCCCCCCAGGACAGCTGCTATTACAGGTGCTAGAGGCCCTGCTCTTCCTCCAAGGCCAGGCCCGGGCCCACGGGGGCCTCAGCTCCCACGCCGTCCAGCTGGTTCGACCAGGGCTGGCCAAAGTCAGCAACCTGGAGCACGGGCGATCCCTGCCCCGGCCCCAGTGAGTGAGCCCAGGGGCCCTGCTGCGCTCCGCCCTGCCCCCCAGCCCTGCCCCCCCAGCCCTGCCGCCCACCTCCCCCTTACTCTCCCCCTCGGCTCTGCAGGCCCGAGCGAGCAGTTCCGTGGGGGGGCCCAAGGCCAGGGCCGCCTCCCCCCCCTGAGCTGTACCCCTGGCTGCCTCTGGAGCTGATTCGGGGGGACTCGCCCACCCTGACGTCGGACTTGTACAGCTTCTGCATCTTGACCCAAGAGGTCTTTACTGGTTGGTGCCCCCACTGTCCCCCTGCCCCGGCTCCTCAGGCTGTGTACCGGCCGCACCCCTAATCACAGCTCGCTTTCCCTCCTGCCTCCGCTGTtgtccctgccccctccccccccacgcTGCAGGGAGCCTTCCCTGGGCTGGGCAAGAAGGCCTGCAGGTCAAGGCGAAGCTGGAGTCCGGGGAGGGTCCGGCTCTTGCTCCCCAGGTTCCCCCGACCTACCAAGCCCTGGTCAAGGCGGGCCTGAGGGTGCGGCCCCGAGACCGGAAGGGCAGCCTGCAGGACGCCCGCTACAAGCTGAGGGTGGCCTTGGCTCAGGTACCGGCCAGGGGGAGAGGGGGGCCgaggctggggggggggaacG
Encoded here:
- the PRODH2 gene encoding hydroxyproline dehydrogenase, whose protein sequence is MLRSGRPLLSRGVSQLRASGDQRPVLRFDGEAFRLKRTGELVRALLVLRLCAWPPLVTHGLTLLSWSRRLLGSRLSGALLRASVYGQFVAGETTAEVQDSVQRLQGLGLRPLLAVPIEEEPGTDRGGEAWYEGNLKAMLHCVDLSCGPPGSLPPQPVLMQLKVTALTSALLCKELTLRLGEPQSAKELSPERLAAAMDSGEDLGISSLSSEQNQHLGASLSRFHRIAQYARSRGVRLLVDAEYTSLNPALSLFVSSLAQCWNSREEAGRDGTPWVWNTYQAYLQDTHERLTRAAEEAERKGLGFGVKLVRGAYLESERALARERGTADPTQPDYEATSRSYSRCLELMLGHVCRRGSQCQLMVASHNEESVHQAVKRMSELGIPLDGPVCFGQLLGMCDHVSLALGQAGYAIYKSIPYGALDEVIPYLLRRAQENRSVLQGARREQGLLSQELLRRLSRSP
- the LOC100915286 gene encoding LOW QUALITY PROTEIN: inactive serine/threonine-protein kinase TEX14-like (The sequence of the model RefSeq protein was modified relative to this genomic sequence to represent the inferred CDS: deleted 2 bases in 2 codons; substituted 1 base at 1 genomic stop codon), which gives rise to MPTLPPHCPAELGSVSERDSALAQLHQLAVVGGPCWRLARVLKKGVQVDGENSLGQTGLFLSALLGRTGAVRLLLRFGADPNHRCLEGSTPVHAGAFSGHCQVFLWLLEAGGDLRLHDQQGWTAAPGRKEAGPRAGVSGAARSWGPGGGPVGPWVGLGPKRYEAVLELLRECRARMSLLAQGGETALASSLGELWGLRAGSLGNLHLALSSQLLPQAEGSLWPNRIQRSPQVPGLGFGQLSSLRPLGLTSGVPLVDPEELLPAQGEPDRTYECGAAHTIMVNLLWRGHPVTVRKLKPAPARALPDLLLSDLKHCSLLHHPNLLLLMALSPSPDLAGLCLLFEPIQEGSLHRVLHCPGDAAGPRIPPGFPPGQLLLQVLEALLFLQGQARAHGGLSSHAVQLVRPGLAKVSNLEHGRSLPRPQPERAVPWGGPRPGPPPPPELYPWLPLELIRGDSPTLTSDLYSFCILTQEVFTGSLPWAGQEGLQVKAKLESGEGPALAPQVPPTYQALVKAGLRVRPRDRKGSLQDARYKLRVALAQEPALREASVGTVGSPSLELKTPPPAPGKEGDLSPCPPHVEQLPELDPKVTSTPRPPSPKMAPNPNPSETLKSPESGGAWGMPAPGLGXSSLPGQQRGPAPRPFADPQPAPSPFQQRPALLTSLRESASLLGQAQGSLERLERRFSARIRALQDLLGDGPEASAAPSTCPPSGTGPPSPRLQFGAR